A region from the Beduinella massiliensis genome encodes:
- the carB gene encoding carbamoyl-phosphate synthase large subunit encodes MPKKEWIQKVLVIGSGPIVIGQAAEFDYAGTQACRVLKEEGIEVVLVNSNPATIMTDTDIADRVYLEPLNCETIERILQKERPDSLLASLGGQTGLNLAMELDERGILEKYGVKLLGTNIASIRRAEDREEFKDMMLSIGEPCIDSVIVHDVQASVDFANEIGYPVIVRPAYTLGGTGGGLADDEEELREICADGLRASRVHQNLIERSVAGWKEIEYEVIRDGAGNCITVCNMENFDPVGVHTGDSIVVAPSQTLRDVEHQMLRTAAINIISALGIEGGCNVQYALSPDSMQYYVIEVNPRVSRSSALASKATGYPIAKVTTRIALGYTLDEIVNGVTGETYACAEPTLDYCVLKFPRWPFDKFVYADKRIGTKMKATGEIMAIGTNFESALLKAVRSLEMGFDSLVSPALEQLSDEEIERRLHEINTERSFVVAEALRRGVSMEHIHEITKIDLWFLRKVQKIVLKEQELRSMKAEELTKETLLAVKKMGFADKAIARWLNVSEDEIRSLRRKLDVLPAFRMVDTCGGEFAAVSPYFYSTYGAETEAEYSGRKTVVVLGSGPIRIGQGIEFDYCSVHCVWALKKAGFDTVIINNNPETVSTDFDTSDRLYFEPLTAEDVWNVLEIERPVGVVCQFGGQTAIKLAKFVKQAGYPILGTDLSDIDAAEDRELFNELLSSLSIPQPSGTTVFTAEEAVAAAERLGYPVLVRPSYVLGGQGMEIAYDEQSIREYMKIINLNVQEHPILVDKYLLGQEIEVDAICDGEDVLIPGIMEHIERAGIHSGDSISVYPPQTLAPRIQRMVTDYTVRIARALHVKGLVNIQFIQHAGDLYIIEVNPRSSRTIPYISKVTGIPLVELGVRASLGEKVPTFGFGTGLYPPAPSIAVKMPVFSFEKLPEVEVSLGPEMKSTGEVLGLAKTAEEAYLKGFQSTKMLIPQEGGVLLSISRHDKQEVLGLAERLDQMGFDLYATAGTANHLNHNYIAASKVPKPSEDHEALSKLLDSGKIKLIITTPTHGRAPQRDGFRLRRMAVEYGVPCITSLDTATLLVKCVKLSKQGREVEALGLHELIL; translated from the coding sequence ATGCCGAAGAAGGAATGGATTCAAAAGGTGCTCGTGATCGGCTCCGGCCCGATCGTCATCGGCCAGGCCGCGGAGTTCGACTATGCGGGCACGCAGGCCTGCCGCGTGCTGAAGGAGGAGGGCATCGAGGTCGTCCTCGTCAACTCCAACCCCGCGACGATTATGACGGATACAGACATCGCGGATCGGGTTTACCTGGAGCCGCTGAACTGCGAAACCATCGAACGCATCCTGCAAAAGGAGCGTCCGGACAGCCTGCTCGCCTCCCTGGGCGGTCAGACGGGCCTGAACCTCGCCATGGAGCTGGACGAGCGCGGGATCCTGGAAAAGTACGGCGTGAAGCTGCTGGGCACGAACATCGCCTCCATTCGCCGCGCGGAGGACCGCGAAGAGTTTAAGGACATGATGCTCTCCATCGGGGAGCCCTGCATCGACTCCGTGATCGTGCACGACGTGCAGGCGTCCGTCGATTTCGCAAACGAGATCGGCTATCCGGTCATCGTGCGTCCCGCCTACACGCTGGGCGGAACGGGCGGCGGCCTGGCCGACGACGAGGAGGAACTGCGCGAAATCTGCGCGGACGGCCTCCGCGCCAGCCGCGTCCACCAGAACCTGATTGAGCGTTCGGTCGCCGGCTGGAAGGAGATCGAGTACGAGGTCATCCGCGACGGCGCGGGCAACTGCATCACGGTCTGCAATATGGAAAACTTCGATCCGGTCGGCGTGCACACGGGCGATTCCATCGTCGTCGCGCCCAGCCAGACGCTGCGCGACGTGGAGCACCAGATGCTGCGCACCGCTGCGATTAACATCATCTCCGCGCTGGGCATCGAGGGCGGCTGCAACGTGCAGTACGCGCTCTCGCCCGACAGCATGCAGTACTACGTCATCGAGGTCAACCCGCGCGTGAGCCGCTCCTCGGCGCTCGCATCGAAGGCGACCGGCTACCCCATCGCCAAGGTGACCACGCGCATCGCTCTGGGCTACACGCTGGACGAGATCGTCAACGGCGTGACGGGCGAGACCTACGCCTGCGCAGAGCCGACGCTGGACTACTGCGTGCTCAAGTTCCCGCGTTGGCCGTTTGATAAGTTTGTCTACGCGGACAAGCGCATCGGCACGAAGATGAAGGCCACGGGCGAAATCATGGCCATCGGCACGAACTTTGAAAGCGCGCTGCTCAAGGCCGTGCGCTCGCTGGAAATGGGTTTTGATTCGCTGGTCAGCCCTGCGCTGGAGCAGCTTTCGGACGAGGAGATCGAGCGCAGGCTGCACGAGATCAACACCGAGCGCTCCTTCGTGGTGGCGGAGGCGCTGCGCCGCGGCGTCTCTATGGAACACATTCACGAAATCACGAAGATCGACCTGTGGTTCCTGCGCAAGGTGCAGAAGATCGTTTTGAAGGAGCAGGAGCTTCGCTCCATGAAAGCGGAGGAGCTAACGAAGGAAACCCTGCTCGCCGTCAAAAAAATGGGCTTCGCCGACAAGGCGATCGCCCGCTGGCTGAACGTTTCGGAAGATGAGATTCGCAGCCTGCGCAGGAAGCTGGACGTGCTGCCTGCTTTCCGCATGGTCGATACCTGCGGCGGCGAGTTCGCGGCTGTCAGCCCTTATTTTTACAGCACCTATGGGGCTGAGACGGAGGCGGAGTACAGCGGCCGAAAGACCGTGGTGGTGCTTGGCTCCGGCCCGATCCGCATCGGCCAGGGCATCGAGTTCGATTACTGCTCCGTGCACTGCGTCTGGGCGCTCAAAAAGGCGGGCTTCGACACCGTCATCATCAACAACAACCCGGAGACCGTCTCTACCGACTTTGATACCTCTGATCGTCTGTACTTCGAGCCGCTCACCGCGGAGGACGTGTGGAACGTGCTGGAGATCGAGCGTCCTGTCGGCGTCGTATGCCAGTTTGGCGGCCAGACGGCCATCAAGCTTGCGAAATTTGTGAAGCAGGCGGGCTATCCCATCCTGGGCACGGACCTTTCCGACATCGACGCGGCGGAGGATCGCGAGTTGTTCAACGAGCTGTTGAGCTCCCTTTCGATTCCCCAGCCCAGCGGCACCACGGTATTTACCGCGGAGGAGGCGGTCGCGGCTGCGGAACGGCTTGGCTACCCGGTGCTGGTGCGTCCCAGCTACGTGCTCGGCGGCCAGGGCATGGAGATCGCCTACGACGAACAGTCCATCCGCGAGTACATGAAGATCATCAATCTGAACGTACAGGAGCATCCGATTCTGGTCGACAAGTATCTGCTGGGCCAGGAGATCGAGGTAGACGCCATCTGCGACGGCGAGGACGTGCTGATTCCCGGCATCATGGAGCACATCGAGCGCGCGGGCATTCACTCCGGCGACTCGATTTCGGTCTATCCGCCGCAGACGCTCGCCCCGCGCATCCAGCGCATGGTGACGGACTACACCGTCCGCATCGCGCGCGCGCTGCACGTGAAGGGGCTGGTGAACATCCAGTTCATCCAGCACGCGGGCGACCTGTACATCATCGAGGTCAACCCGCGCTCTTCGCGCACGATTCCGTACATCAGCAAGGTGACGGGCATTCCGCTCGTCGAGCTGGGCGTTCGCGCCTCGCTGGGCGAGAAGGTGCCGACCTTCGGCTTCGGCACGGGCCTTTACCCGCCCGCGCCGAGCATTGCGGTCAAAATGCCGGTCTTCTCCTTTGAAAAGCTGCCGGAGGTCGAGGTTTCGCTCGGGCCGGAGATGAAGTCCACCGGCGAGGTGCTGGGGCTGGCAAAGACGGCGGAGGAAGCGTATCTGAAGGGCTTCCAGTCCACGAAGATGCTGATCCCGCAGGAAGGCGGCGTGTTGCTTTCCATCTCCCGCCACGACAAGCAGGAGGTGCTGGGGCTGGCGGAGCGGCTCGATCAAATGGGCTTTGACCTGTACGCGACGGCCGGCACGGCCAACCACCTGAACCACAACTACATCGCGGCGAGCAAGGTGCCCAAGCCCAGCGAGGATCACGAGGCGCTGAGCAAGCTGCTGGACAGCGGAAAGATCAAGCTCATCATCACGACCCCCACGCACGGGCGCGCCCCGCAGCGCGACGGCTTCCGTCTGCGCCGCATGGCGGTGGAGTATGGCGTTCCCTGCATCACGAGCTTGGATACGGCGACCCTGCTGGTGAAGTGCGTGAAGCTTTCCAAACAGGGCCGCGAGGTCGAGGCGCTGGGCCTGCACGAGCTGATATTGTAA
- a CDS encoding carbamoyl phosphate synthase small subunit, which produces MATLILEDGARYEGELFGHKADVTGEVVFTTGMTGYQETLTDPSYCGQIVCMTYPLIGNVGINDLDSESGGVAMKGFVVSELCDLPSNWQMKKDLSAYLDEQGVTGLTGVDTRALTRRIRVYGTLRGKIVSGEPTQADMDEVKAWALHDQVSRVTCKEPYEIPGDGPTIAVMDFGLKRGILHSLSERGCRLKVYPAQTPAQQILEAGCDGVMLTNGPGDPADNREDIETIRALMEKRPVFGICLGHQLMALAMGAGTIQMKYGHHGTNHPVKDLRRGTCSVTSQNHCFMVDPSTLPQTAEVSHLNWNDQTVEGVRYLDRPAFSVQFHPEACGGPRETGYLFDDFLTMVRENTK; this is translated from the coding sequence ATGGCAACTTTGATCCTGGAAGATGGCGCCCGTTATGAGGGCGAATTGTTTGGACATAAGGCCGACGTGACCGGCGAGGTCGTCTTCACCACGGGCATGACGGGCTATCAGGAGACGCTGACCGACCCTTCCTACTGCGGACAGATCGTCTGCATGACGTACCCGCTGATCGGCAACGTCGGCATCAACGATTTGGACAGCGAGTCCGGCGGCGTGGCGATGAAGGGCTTCGTGGTGTCGGAGCTTTGCGACCTGCCGAGCAACTGGCAGATGAAGAAGGACCTTTCGGCCTATTTGGACGAGCAGGGCGTGACGGGCCTGACCGGCGTGGACACGCGCGCGCTGACGCGGCGCATCCGGGTGTACGGCACGCTGCGGGGGAAGATCGTGTCCGGGGAACCGACGCAGGCGGATATGGACGAGGTAAAGGCCTGGGCGCTGCACGACCAGGTGTCGCGCGTGACCTGCAAGGAACCCTACGAGATTCCGGGCGACGGACCGACGATCGCGGTAATGGACTTTGGGCTCAAGCGGGGCATTCTCCATTCCCTGTCTGAACGGGGCTGCCGTTTGAAGGTCTACCCCGCGCAGACGCCTGCGCAGCAGATTCTCGAGGCCGGCTGCGACGGCGTGATGCTGACCAACGGCCCCGGAGATCCCGCGGACAACCGCGAAGACATCGAGACGATCCGCGCGCTGATGGAAAAGCGTCCGGTCTTCGGCATCTGTCTCGGGCATCAGCTGATGGCGCTGGCGATGGGGGCGGGTACGATTCAGATGAAGTACGGCCACCATGGCACGAACCATCCGGTGAAGGACCTGCGGCGCGGCACCTGCTCGGTGACGTCGCAGAACCACTGCTTCATGGTGGATCCCAGCACCCTGCCCCAGACGGCGGAGGTCAGCCACCTGAACTGGAACGATCAGACGGTCGAGGGCGTGCGCTATCTGGACAGACCCGCTTTCAGCGTGCAGTTCCACCCCGAGGCGTGCGGCGGCCCGCGCGAGACGGGCTATCTGTTCGACGATTTCCTCACCATGGTTCGCGAAAATACGAAGTAA
- a CDS encoding adenylosuccinate synthase, which yields MVRTIVGANWGDEGKGKITDMLAGESDIVVRFQGGANAGHTIINDYGRFALHLLPSGVFNPNVVNIIGPGVALNIEALLSELDSVVKAGVPAPKLLVSERAQVMMPYHVLLDCYEEERLGAKNFGSTKSGIAPFYGDKFQKIGLQLCQLYYPEVLREKLTHALSIKNALLEHLYHKPQIDLEELIDKMTALAERIRPYVCDTNLYLHEACRAGKRVLLEGQLGTLRDPDHGIYPMTTSSSPLAGYGPVGAGVPLWAMSDVIAVTKAYSSCVGRGPFTTELFGEEAQELRVRGGDKGEFGATTGRPRRVGWFDAVATRYGCMMQGATQVALTNMDVLGYLPEIPVCVAYEIDGERTENFPVTPLLERAKPVYEMLPGWMCDTRGIRKYEDLPENARRYVEFIEARIGAPVRFVSNGPRRDEIIIR from the coding sequence ATGGTTCGTACAATCGTCGGCGCGAACTGGGGCGACGAGGGCAAGGGCAAGATTACGGACATGCTCGCGGGTGAATCCGACATCGTCGTCCGCTTCCAGGGTGGAGCAAACGCGGGTCACACGATCATCAACGATTATGGCCGCTTTGCGTTGCATCTGCTGCCTTCCGGCGTTTTTAACCCCAACGTCGTCAACATCATCGGCCCGGGCGTGGCGCTGAACATCGAAGCGCTGCTCAGCGAGCTGGATAGCGTCGTAAAGGCCGGTGTGCCTGCGCCGAAGCTGCTCGTATCCGAGCGCGCACAGGTGATGATGCCCTATCATGTGCTGCTGGACTGCTACGAGGAAGAACGCCTGGGCGCGAAGAACTTCGGGTCCACGAAGAGCGGCATCGCGCCGTTTTACGGCGACAAGTTCCAGAAGATCGGCCTTCAGCTCTGCCAGCTGTATTATCCGGAGGTGCTGCGCGAAAAGCTTACGCACGCGCTTTCGATCAAAAACGCGCTGCTCGAGCATCTGTATCACAAGCCTCAGATCGATCTGGAAGAGTTGATCGATAAAATGACGGCGCTGGCGGAACGCATCCGCCCATACGTCTGCGATACGAACCTCTACCTGCACGAGGCGTGCAGGGCGGGCAAGCGCGTTCTGCTGGAGGGCCAGCTCGGCACGCTGCGCGACCCGGATCACGGTATCTATCCGATGACCACCTCCTCCTCCCCGCTCGCGGGCTACGGCCCCGTCGGCGCGGGCGTTCCGCTGTGGGCGATGAGCGACGTGATCGCGGTGACGAAGGCGTATTCCTCGTGCGTGGGCCGCGGGCCGTTTACGACGGAGCTGTTCGGCGAAGAGGCGCAGGAGCTGCGCGTGCGCGGCGGCGACAAGGGCGAGTTCGGCGCGACGACGGGACGTCCCCGCCGTGTGGGCTGGTTCGACGCGGTGGCAACGCGCTACGGCTGCATGATGCAGGGCGCGACGCAGGTGGCGCTGACGAATATGGATGTGCTGGGTTATCTGCCGGAAATCCCGGTCTGCGTGGCCTACGAGATCGACGGCGAGCGCACGGAAAACTTCCCGGTGACCCCGCTGCTGGAGCGCGCGAAGCCTGTATACGAAATGCTGCCGGGCTGGATGTGCGATACGCGAGGCATCAGAAAGTACGAGGATTTGCCGGAGAACGCGCGGCGCTATGTGGAGTTCATCGAAGCGCGGATCGGCGCGCCGGTCAGGTTCGTATCCAACGGACCGCGCCGCGATGAAATCATCATCCGATAA
- a CDS encoding SH3 domain-containing protein, with protein MRKSWCACALGLLLCMVSVFALADAAVIDNKNAAGGNKRLNLRTDPATTAGTLGLLYDGTRVERQENAGEWSKVEFGGQTGYVLSEYLITPDEAETKGLAEGGSGEVDVALPQEMLQLREEPSVKAKETASLENGTKIRILAFMDDWVYVRTEQEPALAGYALSKYVTESEHLKYLLVSAPDPQKPAKLRADASAKSKVIGSYYNGVQAVKLFSYQRDGWARVRIGDVVGWMEEGDLSAETAERIAFPYYPPVTSISAKRTELRAQAAEKSDELLICEKDESIEVLGESGNGKWLHVRVYDGNPYALTGLTGYVKASSVGKLAPNTDGMHGLYAVVAPDEAGSGHTSLQPIYKEAKKDADELGLYYQGVEVELLDLTLSAWAKVRAGGQEGFMLKEDLLIRSGDSTAAAISPAPPEVQVTAPGGVTMRAQTKSDSNAVRSLADGSRVTVLGVLGSWCCVRSEDQAGFVPRAQLSGDIGGYARTKENKLAMRKDATSQSDVLLRVPQGRRVLVIATNGEWKFVEYEGQRGYIMSQYLEFVY; from the coding sequence ATGAGGAAAAGTTGGTGTGCATGCGCGCTGGGACTGCTGCTTTGCATGGTAAGCGTCTTCGCGCTTGCGGACGCCGCGGTCATCGACAACAAGAACGCGGCGGGCGGCAACAAGCGCCTGAACCTGCGCACGGACCCTGCGACGACTGCGGGAACCCTGGGTCTGCTCTATGACGGCACGCGGGTAGAGCGCCAGGAGAATGCGGGCGAGTGGTCCAAGGTGGAATTCGGCGGACAGACGGGCTACGTGCTTTCAGAATACCTCATCACGCCCGACGAGGCGGAGACGAAGGGCCTGGCGGAGGGCGGCTCCGGGGAGGTAGACGTCGCCTTGCCGCAGGAGATGCTGCAGCTGCGCGAGGAGCCCTCGGTCAAGGCCAAAGAGACCGCATCGCTTGAAAATGGAACGAAGATTCGCATCCTCGCCTTTATGGACGACTGGGTTTACGTGCGCACGGAGCAGGAGCCGGCGCTCGCCGGATATGCACTTTCAAAGTACGTGACGGAGAGCGAGCATCTCAAGTACCTGCTGGTTTCGGCGCCTGACCCGCAAAAGCCCGCCAAGCTGCGCGCGGATGCGAGCGCCAAATCCAAGGTCATCGGGAGCTACTACAACGGCGTGCAGGCCGTGAAGCTGTTCTCCTATCAGCGCGACGGCTGGGCGCGCGTGCGCATCGGGGACGTGGTTGGCTGGATGGAGGAGGGCGATCTGTCTGCCGAAACCGCGGAAAGGATTGCTTTTCCGTACTATCCGCCGGTCACGAGCATTTCCGCCAAGCGGACGGAGCTGCGCGCGCAGGCGGCGGAAAAGTCGGACGAGCTTCTGATCTGCGAAAAGGACGAATCCATCGAGGTGCTCGGCGAAAGCGGGAACGGCAAATGGCTGCATGTGCGCGTCTACGACGGCAATCCCTACGCGCTGACCGGACTGACGGGCTATGTGAAGGCTTCGTCCGTCGGAAAGCTCGCGCCCAATACCGACGGCATGCACGGCCTGTACGCGGTCGTCGCCCCGGACGAGGCGGGCAGCGGCCATACCAGCCTGCAGCCCATCTATAAGGAAGCGAAAAAGGACGCGGACGAACTGGGACTGTACTACCAGGGCGTAGAGGTAGAGCTGCTGGACCTGACGCTCAGCGCCTGGGCCAAGGTGCGCGCGGGCGGCCAGGAGGGCTTCATGTTGAAGGAAGACCTGCTGATCCGCAGCGGCGATTCCACGGCGGCGGCGATTTCGCCCGCGCCGCCGGAAGTGCAGGTGACGGCGCCCGGCGGTGTCACGATGCGCGCGCAGACCAAGTCGGATTCCAACGCAGTGCGCAGTCTTGCGGACGGCAGCCGCGTGACGGTGCTCGGCGTGCTGGGCTCCTGGTGCTGCGTGCGTTCGGAGGATCAGGCGGGCTTTGTGCCGCGGGCGCAGCTCTCGGGCGACATCGGCGGCTACGCGCGCACGAAGGAAAACAAGCTTGCGATGCGCAAGGACGCCACGAGCCAGAGCGATGTGCTGCTGCGCGTACCGCAGGGACGCCGCGTGCTGGTCATCGCGACCAACGGTGAATGGAAGTTCGTCGAATACGAGGGACAGCGCGGCTACATCATGAGCCAATACCTCGAGTTCGTCTACTGA
- the dapF gene encoding diaminopimelate epimerase, whose amino-acid sequence MHFTKMQGLGNDYVYVDLTRERVENPSALAVAVSRPHFGVGADGLVLIGPSRCADFSMRIFNADGSESEMCGNATRCVGKYVYERGLARRERITLETLAGIKTLYLTVEDGVVSRVRVDMGAPVLDGKEIPTTLGTGRVLRQPLEVDGRAFEVTCVSMGNPHAVIFLNEDVETFDVGRYGPLIERHAAFPHRTNVEFAQVKEEGRIRMRVWERGSGVTLACGTGACATAVAASLCGLAGRRAIVELDGGELLVEWEEDTVYKTGPAAFVFDGEWTDP is encoded by the coding sequence ATGCATTTTACCAAAATGCAGGGCCTTGGCAACGATTACGTCTACGTGGATCTGACGCGCGAGCGCGTGGAGAATCCGTCTGCGCTGGCTGTCGCGGTCAGCAGGCCGCACTTTGGCGTCGGCGCGGACGGGCTGGTGCTCATCGGTCCTTCCAGGTGTGCGGACTTTTCCATGCGCATCTTCAACGCGGATGGTTCGGAGAGCGAAATGTGCGGAAACGCGACGCGGTGCGTGGGCAAGTACGTCTACGAGCGCGGGCTTGCGCGCCGGGAGCGCATTACCCTGGAGACGCTTGCGGGCATTAAGACGCTGTACCTCACGGTGGAAGACGGCGTTGTATCCCGTGTACGGGTGGACATGGGCGCGCCCGTGCTCGACGGGAAGGAGATTCCCACGACGCTGGGGACCGGGCGGGTGCTGCGTCAGCCGCTGGAAGTGGACGGCCGCGCGTTCGAGGTAACCTGCGTGAGCATGGGCAATCCGCATGCCGTCATCTTCCTGAATGAGGACGTGGAAACCTTCGACGTCGGTCGCTATGGCCCCCTGATCGAGCGGCACGCGGCCTTTCCCCATCGCACGAACGTGGAATTTGCGCAGGTGAAGGAAGAGGGACGCATCCGCATGCGCGTATGGGAGCGGGGAAGCGGCGTGACGCTGGCCTGCGGAACGGGCGCTTGCGCTACGGCGGTCGCAGCTTCGCTGTGCGGACTGGCCGGACGCAGGGCGATCGTGGAGCTGGACGGCGGAGAGCTGCTCGTCGAGTGGGAGGAGGACACGGTTTACAAGACGGGCCCCGCCGCATTCGTCTTTGACGGGGAGTGGACGGATCCCTGA
- a CDS encoding DUF1538 domain-containing protein codes for MESLTSVIPITLIVLLLCFSVSPIPVATLTAFLIGAAMLILGMSLFTLGADLFMTPLGERLGASITKSRRLLIVAVVGFLIGVIVTISEPDLQVLANQVPSIPNAVIIWSVALGVGVFLVAALMRVLFGIRLGTMLVFFYGIVFALCFFVSPDFWAIAFDAGGVTTGPMTVPFIMSLGVGVSAMRFDKHAENDSFGLVALCSVGPILATLLLGIFYNTGSGSYVPVTVPDVADSRGLMQLFTAALPTYLHEVFAALMPIVLFFFAFQLLSMRLGAADFVRMCIGFLYTFVGLVLFLTGVNVGFMPAGNYLGKMIAELPYRWILIPIAMVIGYFIVAAEPAVHVLNRQVEEITSGAIPQGAMNTALAVGVSISLGLSMTRVLTGISIMWYLVPGYAAAIVLSFIVPKIFTSIAFDSGGVASGPMTATFLLPFAMGACDAVGGNIVADAFGVVAMVAMTPLITIQIMGLYFKYKSAHRPASDAAVIVEDIIDLS; via the coding sequence ATGGAGTCTCTGACCTCGGTCATACCCATCACGCTCATCGTCCTGCTGCTGTGCTTCAGCGTTTCGCCCATTCCCGTCGCTACGCTGACGGCTTTTCTCATCGGCGCGGCGATGCTGATCTTGGGTATGAGCCTCTTCACGCTCGGCGCGGATCTGTTCATGACGCCTTTGGGCGAGCGTCTGGGCGCGTCCATCACCAAATCCCGGCGGCTCCTCATCGTCGCCGTCGTCGGCTTCCTGATCGGCGTCATCGTCACCATTTCCGAACCCGACCTGCAGGTGCTCGCCAATCAGGTGCCCTCCATCCCCAACGCGGTCATCATCTGGTCCGTCGCGCTGGGCGTAGGCGTCTTTCTGGTGGCCGCGCTCATGCGCGTGCTGTTCGGCATACGTCTGGGGACGATGCTCGTCTTCTTTTATGGGATCGTATTCGCCCTTTGCTTTTTTGTTTCCCCCGATTTCTGGGCGATCGCGTTTGACGCGGGCGGCGTCACGACAGGGCCCATGACGGTCCCCTTCATCATGTCGCTGGGCGTGGGCGTTTCCGCCATGCGCTTTGACAAGCACGCGGAAAACGACAGCTTCGGCCTCGTCGCGCTCTGCTCCGTCGGGCCCATTCTGGCCACGCTGCTGCTTGGCATCTTTTACAACACGGGCAGCGGCAGCTACGTGCCGGTCACCGTACCGGACGTGGCGGATTCCCGCGGGTTGATGCAGCTCTTCACCGCCGCCCTGCCCACCTATCTGCACGAGGTATTCGCCGCCCTGATGCCCATCGTGCTCTTCTTCTTCGCGTTCCAGCTGCTGTCGATGCGCCTGGGGGCCGCGGACTTCGTGCGCATGTGTATCGGCTTCCTCTATACCTTCGTCGGGCTGGTGCTCTTCCTGACCGGCGTAAACGTCGGCTTCATGCCCGCCGGCAACTACCTGGGCAAGATGATCGCAGAGCTCCCCTACCGGTGGATTCTCATTCCCATTGCCATGGTCATCGGCTACTTCATCGTCGCCGCCGAGCCCGCCGTACACGTGCTCAACCGCCAGGTGGAGGAAATCACCTCCGGCGCGATCCCTCAGGGAGCGATGAACACGGCCCTCGCTGTGGGCGTCTCTATTTCCCTCGGCCTCTCCATGACCCGCGTGCTTACCGGCATTTCGATCATGTGGTATCTCGTTCCCGGCTATGCCGCCGCCATCGTGCTTTCCTTTATTGTACCCAAGATTTTTACCTCCATCGCCTTCGACTCCGGCGGGGTCGCTTCCGGCCCCATGACGGCGACATTCCTTCTTCCGTTCGCGATGGGCGCTTGCGACGCGGTCGGCGGCAACATCGTCGCCGATGCGTTCGGCGTGGTTGCCATGGTCGCGATGACGCCGCTCATCACCATTCAGATCATGGGGCTGTACTTCAAGTACAAGAGTGCGCATCGTCCGGCGTCCGACGCGGCTGTGATCGTCGAAGACATCATCGACCTGTCGTGA
- a CDS encoding P-II family nitrogen regulator — MSTYNLLLTIVNRDYTEAYLRLYRELGVQTVLGIPASGTATRSMLHFLGLEASEKTVLVCACDARAEKKLLHSLVHTLHIDIAGNGIAVSVPIASLGGQTAAQVLIGQSIDDTARQAAKEERRMEKQDHELIVAIANTGYTDLVMASARKAKASGGTIVHAKGTGTGLAEKFFGVSIAAEKELVLIVCRAGDRTPIMRAIMEGAGAQSKAQSIVFSLPVSAVAGLASFQGEPDAEDAPAGE; from the coding sequence ATGAGTACGTATAACCTGCTTCTGACCATCGTAAACCGTGACTACACGGAAGCTTACCTCCGCCTGTACCGCGAGCTCGGCGTACAGACGGTGTTGGGTATCCCCGCCAGCGGCACCGCGACCCGCAGCATGCTGCATTTTCTGGGGCTGGAAGCGAGCGAAAAGACGGTGCTGGTATGCGCATGCGACGCCCGCGCCGAAAAAAAGCTGCTGCATTCCCTCGTGCACACCCTGCACATCGACATCGCGGGCAACGGCATTGCGGTCTCCGTTCCCATCGCCAGCCTCGGCGGCCAAACCGCCGCGCAGGTGCTCATCGGCCAATCGATAGACGATACCGCCCGCCAGGCGGCCAAGGAGGAAAGACGCATGGAAAAACAGGATCACGAGCTGATCGTCGCGATCGCCAATACGGGCTACACGGATTTGGTGATGGCCTCCGCACGCAAAGCCAAGGCCAGCGGCGGCACGATCGTCCACGCCAAGGGCACGGGAACCGGGTTGGCCGAAAAATTCTTTGGCGTATCCATTGCCGCCGAAAAGGAACTCGTGCTCATCGTCTGCCGCGCCGGAGACCGCACCCCCATTATGCGCGCCATTATGGAGGGGGCCGGCGCTCAGAGCAAGGCCCAGTCCATCGTCTTTTCCCTGCCGGTCAGTGCCGTCGCCGGGCTCGCCTCCTTCCAGGGCGAACCCGACGCCGAGGATGCGCCAGCGGGCGAGTGA
- a CDS encoding glutaredoxin domain-containing protein — protein MLTMYGTPLCPDCVEAEAALKAKKIPFDYVDITESTANLKAFLKLRDESPLFDEVKAAGGIGVPCFILPGGRMTLDVQEALSL, from the coding sequence ATGCTGACGATGTACGGGACGCCGCTTTGCCCGGATTGCGTGGAGGCAGAGGCGGCGCTCAAGGCGAAAAAAATTCCGTTTGACTACGTCGACATCACGGAGTCCACCGCAAACCTGAAGGCGTTCCTGAAACTGCGGGATGAAAGCCCGTTATTCGACGAGGTCAAGGCGGCAGGCGGGATCGGCGTTCCCTGCTTCATCCTGCCTGGCGGGCGCATGACGCTCGACGTCCAGGAAGCGCTTTCTTTGTAA